Sequence from the [Bacteroides] pectinophilus genome:
ATCACCTTTATCAGCAATCTTAAAATAATTATGTGCTGCAGCAAGAAATACCGGTTTGTTAGCCTTTATTACATATGGAAAAAGCCTGTTCAGATCCGACTTTGCAGTAAACATCTTCTGATATACGCCTGCCCTGTGATAACAGCTGACAGCTTCAAAGAAATTACCTGTCTCATTATACAGATCTCCGACCGAACTGAACATGCTGTTGCGTTCAGCGACCGGTATATCATTAAAGTCTTTTTCAAGATATTTTCTTATAAGTGGATTCATCGAATATACTCTGTCAATGCTGTTATATCTCACAAAGATATTATCCTCAATATAACTCTTCGCAAGTTCCATTGACATATCATTCCATGCAGCTGCCTGTGCAAGCGTAAATGACTCAAATGCACTCATCTTTACAAGGAACATCTTTTCATCTGCAGGCATCGAAAAAAATATCTCATTATTGATAAATGTATTGGCCCGGCTCGTTATATTAAAATTATGTGATTCCTTATATTGCATCAGCTGGAATGACACTATTATCGGCCATCCACGGCTTACCGCATATAATTCCGATGCCTGGGTCCTCGTGATTGTAATTCCGTTATTACGGAAATACGTCCTTATGTCCTCTGCATGAAGTGAAAAATCATCATCGTTAATGTAATTAACCCAGTTACGCACAATCAGTTTAAGCGAATAAGGGTCAAGATGATTGCCCGTGATAAATATGGCATTCATCTCAACATCATCATTATCCCTTAATAAAAAGAAAAACTTATTAATAATCGGACCGTCTATAACATTATAGTTGTCAAATACAAACATCAGCTTCTGCCGGAACTCAAGTGTAGCTATGTAATCGGCAGCGTGCATTGCATCCTTTATATCTTTCGGAAATCCGCACTCTATCAGCGGTGCCGCATCAACATCACATGCCTCTGCGATGACCTCACAGAATTCATTCCAGAAAAGTTCTTTTGTAGTGTCGCAGTTCATCCATTTTACATCGTATGCTGCGTTCCTTAAGTAATTCCTGATTACAATTGTCTTGCCGTAACCCACAGGTGCATGGACAAATGTAAACTTATTATTCCTCGTATTCGTCAGCTTCTCTTTGAGCCTGTCCGATATATATATATTATTAGTAGTTCTGATTGCCATTTTGCATTATTCTTCCCATGGGAGTTCCGAATTTTCTATTGTCTTGTCCCTTAACATAAGCTCCATAACAGCATCAGCCGCTTTCTTATCATCAAACAGGATATGGTTAACCTGCTCAACAATAGGCATGCTTACATCATATTTTTTTGCAAGCTTCAACGCTGCCCTGGCTGAATATACTCCCTCAACTACCATCTGCACTTCTTTCATTGCTTCATCTGCCGTATATCCCTTACCTATGAGAATACCTGCGCGTCTGTTACGGCTGTGCATACTCTCACACGTAACTATAAGATCGCCTATTCCCGAAAGTCCTGAGAATGTCTGTGGCTTGCCGCCCATCTTTACTCCGAGTCTTGTTATCTCTGCCATGCCTCTTGTAATAAGGGCTGCCTTAGTATTATCACCATACCCCAGACCGTCAGCCATGCCTGCTGCAAGAGCAATGACATTCTTAAGCGAACCGCCAAGACAGATTCCAAGCATATCAGGGCTTGTATATACACGGAACACATTACTCATGAATACATTCTGTATAAACTCTGCATTGGCCTTCTTACGTGTACCAACCACACATGTAGTAGGGATTCCCCTTCCAACCTCTTCAGCGTGGCTCGGTCCCGAAAGAACCGCAACCTGTGCCTGTGGAATCTCATCTTCTACCACATGGCATAATGTCTCAAGTGTAGTCTCCTCAATTCCCTTGCCGACATTGACAATAATCTGGCCTTCCTTTACATGAGGACTCATCATATGTGCGGTACTTCTTGTATACGGAGATGCAACAGCAAGTACCACAATATCAGGGTCTGCAAGTACCGCCTCAAGATTATCGCTGAAGACTATGCTCTCCGGAATCTTCACTCCTGGAAGTGACTTAGTATGCTCTCTCTTTTCATTAAGCATCTTAATCTCATCCTTGAGCACTGACCATACAGTAACCTCATGTCCGTTATTGTTAAGCAGAAGTGATATCGCAATCCCCCAGCTCCCAGCTCCTATAATACTAACCTTAGCCATCTTAATCCTCGTTCCTCCAAGCTTTATTATGCTTTATTTTTATGTCCAATCTTACGCTCTGTTCCGGTCATAAGTCTCTTAATATTAGCTCTGTGTCTGATAAACGCAAGTGCAGTTATTATAAATGCAATTATATATGCCTCTGCAAGATGCTCAGGAAGCACATTGAGCATTCCCAGCTGTCCGAACACAACAAATTCTATAAAGAAACCTGTCACCATTACAAGTGAGCCAAGTGATACATATCTGGATACAAATGTCACAATCATGAATGTTGAAAATGCGAGCACCGCAAGCATCCAATTGTACGGAAGAAGTGAAAGAATAACTCCCGAAGTTGTGGCTATTCCCTTACCACCGCGGAATCCCAGATAGAATGGAAAATTATGTCCAAGTATTACACCAAGTCCCGCATAGAGCACCAGTAGAAATTCAATATCAGGATGCTTTACTCCAAACAGGAAATGAATAAGTATAATGCAGAGAACTGCCTTAAGTGCATCACCGAAATATGTTATAAAGCCTGCCTTCCTGCCAAGTGTTCTCATAACATTAGTTGTACCTGCATTGCCGCTTCCGTACTCACGTATATCAATATGATTCAGTCTTCCGTATATATATCCTGTCTGGAAAAGTCCAAACACATATCCAATTACCAAGCAAATTATTCTTTCCATAATCAGGCATCCTTCTCCTTGCGTTCACGTATTATGAAATGCAGAGCCGTACCTCTGAATCCGAATGTATCACGTATTCTGTTCTCTATATATCTTGTGTATGAAAAATGCATAAGCTTCTTGTCATTAACAAATATTACGAATGTAGGAGGTCCTACCGCAACCTGTGTAATGTAGTAAAGCTTAAGTCTCTTACCCTTATCCGTAGGCGGCTGCTGCATTGCAACTGCTTCAGTCAGAATCTCATTAAGCACACCGGTCTGCACTCTCATAGTCCTGCTGTCGATAATCTCATCAATAAGCTCATATATCTTATTGAGTCTCTGTCCCGTAACTGCTGACACAAAAAGAATCTCCGCATATGGCATAAATGAAAGAACATCTTTAATCTTCTTCGTATGTTCATTCATAGTCTTGTCATTCTTCTCAATTGCATCCCACTTATTAACGGCAACAATAATACCCTTGCCACGCTCATGCGCAATACCTGCAATCTTGGCATCCTGTTCGGTAACACCCTCTGTTGCGTCAATAACAATAATTACAACATCGGCACGTTCTACTGCGCTTACAGTTCTGATGATACTGTATCTCTCAAGTTCTTCCTTAATCTTATTCTTACGTCTGAGTCCTGCCGTGTCAATAAATACATATTCTTTGCCGTTGAACTTAACGTCCGTATCAATTGCATCTCTTGTTGTGCCCGCAATATCAGATACAATTACTCTCTGGTCTCCGGTCAGCTTGTTGATTATTGATGACTTGCCGACATTAGGCTTACCTACTATGGCTATCTTAGGGCGCTCATCCTCTTCCTCATCAGCACTTCCTTCAGGAAAATGGCTTATAACCTCATCAAGCAGATCGCCTATTCCAAGCTGTGACTCTGCTGATATAGGCACAGGATCGCCTATTCCAAGATTATAGAATTCATACACATCAGGCATAAACTTTTCAAAATTATCTACCTTGTTGACAACTAAGATTACCGGCTTGCTTGAACGCCTGAGCATATCAGCCACCTTGGCATCTGCATCTACAAGTCCCTGCCGCACATCAGTAATAAACATAATTACATCTGCCGTATCTATGGCAATCTGTGCCTGCTCTCTCATCTGTGAGAGGATAATATCCTTTGAATCAGGCTCAATACCGCCTGTATCAATCAATGTAAATGACTTGTCCAGCCAGTTCACATCTGCATATATTCTGTCTCTTGTAACACCCGGCGTATCCTTGACAATTGATATCTTTCTTCCGGCAAGTACATTAAACAGTGTTGATTTGCCGACATTAGGTCTTCCGACCACGGCAACTATCGGTTTGCTCATATCTATCTATACCTTTCTTTATTAATACTGATCGATATGCTGAATCTATTGCTAAATCTAAACATACGATTAAATAATATCATACAAAATTGATTTTTGCAAAATATTATGCTATATTCGGAATATATTTGTATTTCATTATTTGAGAGGACTTAACAAAATATGCATTATAACAGAATAATAAAAACAGCAGCCGGTTGTCTTGCCGCCGCTGCCATAACACTTGCATCATTAATGACGGGAAGCGTAACAGCCAGCGCAGCTGACTCTTCTTCCGCAGCTTCCGCATCCGATGAAGCCTCCGGCTCCGGAGAATACACAGATTATACATTTGCACAGATTAATACCAGAATCCGTGTTCCAAAGTCAATGATAACATTCACCAACAGCGTAACATCTGCCGACCCGAACTTAAGCAGGATTAATGCTTCTGCTGACCAGCTCAGAATAATGTTCGACAAGAATAATCTTTATCTTGAGGCAATGCCTGAGAATCTCTCTTATGAAGTAATCCTTGGTGGTGTCAAGAAAGATGGGCTTAAGAATTACAGTGATATGTCATCTGATGAGCTTGCTGAAGCCTTTGAAGAATATGAGAACCACTGCAGGCAGGCCGAGTATGACACTGTCTACTCCGTATCCCGCTACAATGGTCCTTCAGGAATATATTTTGTTGCTGACTTCTGTACAACAACCGATGAGACAACCGTATATTCCCGCAAATATTATACGATAGCCGAAGGCTGTGAGATATCAATAGCTCTCCAGACCAAGCTTCCGAGTGCGGGTGATCCTAACGATACAACAACTTATATATTCAACGAAGATGCAGCCGGTGTTGCAAAGGATATAGTCGACAACGTATCCTACAGCCAGATGAAAGAGCATTTTACTGATACTTCTATGTTCTCGGAGCTGTTCGGATATGTTCTCGGAATCGTTGTCACAATCGGAGGTCTTGGTCTGATATTATGGCTTCTCATTAAGACAACAAGCAAGCCTAAGAAAAAGTTCTGATT
This genomic interval carries:
- a CDS encoding NAD(P)-dependent glycerol-3-phosphate dehydrogenase, whose protein sequence is MAKVSIIGAGSWGIAISLLLNNNGHEVTVWSVLKDEIKMLNEKREHTKSLPGVKIPESIVFSDNLEAVLADPDIVVLAVASPYTRSTAHMMSPHVKEGQIIVNVGKGIEETTLETLCHVVEDEIPQAQVAVLSGPSHAEEVGRGIPTTCVVGTRKKANAEFIQNVFMSNVFRVYTSPDMLGICLGGSLKNVIALAAGMADGLGYGDNTKAALITRGMAEITRLGVKMGGKPQTFSGLSGIGDLIVTCESMHSRNRRAGILIGKGYTADEAMKEVQMVVEGVYSARAALKLAKKYDVSMPIVEQVNHILFDDKKAADAVMELMLRDKTIENSELPWEE
- the plsY gene encoding glycerol-3-phosphate 1-O-acyltransferase PlsY, translated to MERIICLVIGYVFGLFQTGYIYGRLNHIDIREYGSGNAGTTNVMRTLGRKAGFITYFGDALKAVLCIILIHFLFGVKHPDIEFLLVLYAGLGVILGHNFPFYLGFRGGKGIATTSGVILSLLPYNWMLAVLAFSTFMIVTFVSRYVSLGSLVMVTGFFIEFVVFGQLGMLNVLPEHLAEAYIIAFIITALAFIRHRANIKRLMTGTERKIGHKNKA
- the der gene encoding ribosome biogenesis GTPase Der, producing the protein MSKPIVAVVGRPNVGKSTLFNVLAGRKISIVKDTPGVTRDRIYADVNWLDKSFTLIDTGGIEPDSKDIILSQMREQAQIAIDTADVIMFITDVRQGLVDADAKVADMLRRSSKPVILVVNKVDNFEKFMPDVYEFYNLGIGDPVPISAESQLGIGDLLDEVISHFPEGSADEEEDERPKIAIVGKPNVGKSSIINKLTGDQRVIVSDIAGTTRDAIDTDVKFNGKEYVFIDTAGLRRKNKIKEELERYSIIRTVSAVERADVVIIVIDATEGVTEQDAKIAGIAHERGKGIIVAVNKWDAIEKNDKTMNEHTKKIKDVLSFMPYAEILFVSAVTGQRLNKIYELIDEIIDSRTMRVQTGVLNEILTEAVAMQQPPTDKGKRLKLYYITQVAVGPPTFVIFVNDKKLMHFSYTRYIENRIRDTFGFRGTALHFIIRERKEKDA